The genomic DNA TTCGCTCCGTAGACAGCTGTACCGAGCCGCTGTCTGGGCCCCCGATCCCCCGTCCCAGCCCGGGGCCCCCGATCCCCCGTCCCAGCCCGGGGCCCCCGATCCCCCGTCCCAGCCCGGGGCCCCCGATCCCCCGTCCCAGCCCGGGGCCCCCGATCCCCCGTCCCAGCCCGGGGCCCCGATCCCCCGTCCCAGCCCGGGGCCCCGATTCCCCGTCCCAGCCCGGGGCCCCGATCCCCTCGGCCCCTGCCCCCGGGACCCCCCAtcccccggccctgcccggggccTGCCGCAGCCCGCCGCGTGCCTCCCGCCATCTCTTCCCTGAGGCGGGACCGTGCCGCGGGATGAAGAGGTTTTTCGGGTTcgggaggaagaagaaggggcAGCCGGCAGCGTCCGGCAGCGCCGCCAAGCCCTTCCCCACCGGTGCCTACGAGCTccggctgcaggagctgggcaagCTGCACCGTGCGGCCGCCCGTGGCGACCTGGGTCAGGTGCGGCAGAGACTGAAGAAATGCGGCATCGACGAGCGGGACACGGCGGAGCGGTAAgcggcggggggcagcagcGCCGGGCGGTGCTGgggcggggtgcgggggggtTGCGGGCAGCGCCGGGACCCGCAGGTGCAGCTGCAGCCGCCGGCAGCTCAAGGGCGCTGGGAGCGAACGGCAGCATCGCTGCGGGGAGCCTCAGCCTGGGCGGGGAGCCAGGCCTGTGCTGCCAGGAGCCCTTGGAGTCGGCCGAGCATCCCCCGTCTTGCCCCGGCCCCCTCCGTGCCCTCGTTCCCGGGGGTGCTGCCTTGCCTGGGGGCGCAGGAGCGGCAGGGGGCCGGCAGCAGCCTGGCCGGGGGGGTTGCAGAAGGAGCCTCAGGGCCATTCTCCAGGCTCGCTTGGAAGGCAGAGTGCATGCACCTCCGAGGCCTCGGCGTGCGGGGTTAGTAGTTGAGCTGAGCAAGCTGCACTGCCTCAGCTGGAGTAAAAGAGGGTAAGCACTGCGTTTAGGAAAGGGTAAGTGTGCTGTGTATTGGTGCTGTGTGGACGGTTGCCTGATGTGCCTTTTGTGACTGTGATGTTGCAGCCAAAGCAACATCAGTCTGATTTTAGGTGGCAGTTactttgctgtttgctctgtGGCCTTGGTACAGCTAATTAGTGCCTTGGTTTGGAAAATCTGGGCAGTGCCAtgcagagggagctgctgcttctggcaggTGGTGTGATGTGTGCTTTTGAGTCAAGCACAGCAAGTACTTGGCAGTTATATTTTAGGGAgaagccctgggctgcagcataGCTCCTCATGATCCACCGTAAGCATAAGGGAATCAGCTGAAGTTTTTGGGTCTTGGATGTGTCGAGCTGTTAatgccttttctgaaaagacTCTGAGTCAAAACATCCATGACATTCAGAGGAGATGCTGGTTTAATCGGAGTACTTCAGCATCCTGGgctgtctttttctgaagactggACTTTTGCCAGCCAGCTAGCTTATTGCCCTGAAAACACCTGAAACTGTCTAGATTTGTAGGAAGGCGATGAAGAGTGCAGCCAGTCAGCACGTGGGCTGTGTGCCTGAGTGTTGCCAGCCAGTATTTGTTTAtgcagctgcaggtgggggaTGCCATTTAAGGTGGCTTGAGTGCACTTTTGTGCATAATTCAGCTGCCAGAGTCAAGGTGCCCGATGGCATTTATGGAAATAGTTCGGaaagtttctctctttttcttcttactgcTTCCTGATTCAGTCAGCAGTCAGTCACCAGCTCTTAGCAGACCCTGGTACGAAATTTCGCTAGTTTTTGCGTTTCAAGTTCATCTTGTCTAGAaagcttcttttcctctgaaggGTTTCCTTCTGTGTGCCAGGCAATTATCAGTGTTATAACAGGACAAATAAAGTCACAAACTGTAAAAAACCaagccgggggcggggggggagagggagggaagaaagaaaaggcagcataCTATGATGAGCACGGTGGTGGTTTTGCCGTGATAATGCCCAGTGCTGAAAAGCGAGGCTGAGAGCAATTTGGTGGCCAGAGCCTGCCTActtgctgcagccactgccctCTGTACCAGCCATGAGGGTTGCAAGGCCACCTGTGCCCTCTTAGTGCTTGTGGGTGTGATGTGTGTTGTGAGTGACCACCAGATGCAGTTGCGTTTCAGGGCTTCGTGTTGGAAGACTTGGTATCATTGGAAATAGAGGTGAAGAATAGGAAATAATGCAAAGTAACGGCAACAATGTGTGCGTTGGTTGTATGAATATCTCAGGTTTGCTGCTCAggatttccaaaagcaaaatcctgCACCAGGAGCATGGCAAGGATCACACCAACAGGTTCCTTCCATAAAGTGGGTCCTGTAGCCCATAAGACCTCCCGAAAGTGTGCCTGATACAGCATCAGTTAGGAGCAGGCAGCTTTCAGAGGTGGTCTAGCAAAACCTTCAGCCTCACTGACAGAGACGGGCACAACTCTGTAGTTGGAAGCACTGTGGGCACAATGCCAGCTAGTCATGGATCCTGGGTCAGAGCTCATCGCTAAGGGAGATTGACCCTGTCAGCTGCCTGTCAGACTGAACTCCAGCGCTTTCATTGCTTGGCTTGTAGCTGCTGGGTTGTCGGCTCAAGGGCCATTCAAAGTGTGTACTGCCAGCCTGCTGTTTCCCAGTGGGGTTGTTTCGTGGCTGCTCAGGCATCAGCAGTTCTCTTCTACTCTGTAGGTGATCAGCgtagcagcagcaggagcaggaacagAATCTGGgcagtgtccccagggctgggtggcAGAAGAACTTCGGTGTTACTGGAGGCCTCTTGCAGGGACAGGCAACCCTGAGCACTGGTGTTCTCTGCCAGCCTGTTCCCTGAAGTGGATCTTCTGTGGAGCACAGCAGGCCTCGCTCCAAGCAGAGCCGTCTCCTGTTGACGGACTGAGAGGCTTGGTTGAGGAGGACAGCAACAAGTCCAAGTTTTCTGaaggcttttctgtttgcagaactGATAGTGACTACTTGACGTCTGTCATGCTTCCTAGTGGTTGGTAGTAGCAGCTTTCAGATGATTGTGGACTCCTTCATAACCAGTTCTGGTTAGCTTTCAGATAATCTCAGTCAGTCGTTTCTTCAGAGATGAAGAATCCCGCATGTTTCCATGGGAATTTCTCAAAAAGTGGTGGTAGTTGCTCTTGAGCTACTCCTCTGTCAGTGCTCCAGTCTGTTCCCTGTCTGTAGCAAGACATTCCAAATTCTTtgaagttttctgtatttctctcaTCCTCATCTTTGTTGCAGTGGAGGAGGATGTCAGCTGCCCTGTAGCAAGTATCTGTGTTACAGATTACTGTGTTTCTGCATCACCTGCCACTGCATTTGTGTACCTCTCCCTTTCCATTCCCCCTTAGCCAGGGAGCTGTTGTGCTCCTGTCTCAGCAAGGTACCCAAACAATTGCAAGGCTAGTTGAGCTTTCCTAAATACAGAGAAGGACCTACCTGCAGCGATGTGGTTCAGAACCAGTGCTGGTGTTCCCCTCAGTTCTTGAGGAACTGTGGGATTGTTACTGCATCGCCTTCAAGGGAGGAAGGTCCCAGCTGTTTTCTAGCTTGTCTTCTGCTCTGTTGGGACAGGtgtcctgcagagcagcaggtgctttgcttttgcacagAGTGAAGCTTGTGCTGATTTGTGCCTCTGATTTAGGGGGAAACACATGCAAGGACTTTCTGGGCAATTTCTTTCAGTATAAGTAGGCTGGTTAATTGACATCAGACCTAAGATGTTCTGTGGTTTGAaggaggggttttttgtttgtttttttttcctctggcaagGCTTTAACTTGAAGAAAAgagtttcattttcttatgCTGGTCATGTATTATGGAAACACAGTATTCCCTCCCTGGAGAGGACTTCCTCTGTAGTAGGCTTATTATGACTATCGTAGTTACACGTATCTGAAGGGTCGGGTATTACTTTCCTGTACTCAGGCTTACAGTGTTCTGCTGTCTGGTTTGCTGCATGTAATGGGGGGCACTTTGGTGCAAGTGAGTACTTGGTTTTGTTGCAGTAGTAAGCAAGctagagaaaaagcagaaatcctCGAAGTGCAGGGAAACGCTAATACTCTTTATATAAAGCCCATCTACATCTCTGAGACACTTCTGGCACGTGAATAATCCTAGAACTTAGAGGGTTGCTTGCCATAGTTCTCAGATTCCCAAGCTTTGGTCTTTTTTGCTGTGCCACAGGTGTAGTCCTGCTGGAGGCAGTGACCACCACCTGGGCACAGGAATCTGTGCAGATTAAGTTCTAGAGTGAAGGAAATGGCACCTTACTAAGCAGATGCTGCGGAGGGGTTTTGCTGGCCAGTCTCGGGTGTTTGGTGCGCAACTGCTGTTACTGGTAACAGAATGAGAAATCTTTTCTTAAGCTTGCTTTGTGCAAAGTGAAACTTGTGGTCATAACAATTTACCACAgcctgaaattatttctctagTTGTCTGTTTGTGCTAATTTAATATGTTTAACTTTTAGGACACCTCTGCATCTCGCTTCTGCGAATGGCCATGTGAATGTTGTTACATATCTCAGTAGAAAACAAGTGTAAACTAAATCTTACTGACAGTGACAACAGATCACCACTGATGAAGGTATGTGGAATATGTTATGCTCTTTCAAGTGGGGCTTGTCAACTGTGCATTAAATGAGAGGTGGCTGGAAGGATTCTTTACACAGCTCTGTGTAGAAGCATGCATGTTGTAATCAGCGTGGAATAGGCATATGTTAGCTCAGCTTTGAAGGTGCTCTTATTTTCCAGCATTGGGAAGCTGGGGCAATTGTAACAGAGTGCTGgcagttcttccttttttgcGTGTTGTTCCCAGGCTGTACAGTGCCAGCAAGAAGAATGTGTAGCTATTCTGCTAGAGCACGGTGCCAACCCCCATCTGGCGGATGCTGACGGCAACACTGCCCTTCACCTTGCTGTCCGATCTCCTAATACAACCGTAGCGGGGCTGTTACTTGAGCATAATGCCAATATTGATGCTCGGAATAAGGtaaatttttgtatttgttgaaGAAGTTCTTTCAAAAAGTTGTACTAGTATTTCTcttgtagggttttttttcttttatttttaaatgtatttatctgTCCTTTCAGGAGGGAAACACTCCGCTTATTCTTGCTATCTCTGAACGTCATGAAGATATAGCAGAGTTTCttctgcagagaggagctgaTGTGCATGCTCGAGATCACTGTGAAAGGTGAGTGGTTTGTCAAAACTCTGCATGGGTCTCTTTAGTATTCTTTAGGTTGGATTAATCAGAGGCATGAGAGTGAGCTCTGAAAAAACCCGGGGAGCCACATAGCAGCTATTTCTGTGTGACTTGTGAAAGCACATCTGCGCTTGGCTGTTGTCATACCTCAGTGGGTGCTTTCCTCGTTGAGGGTTACAAGAAGGCATTGTCTGTGGTGGCCCTTCTGGCAGGAAACATGCTGTTagctcagcagcactgcctcGATTTGAAAAAACATCTCCTGCATAGTGGCGTAGTTTGTACGTGAGTGTTGTCTATGTGGAAGCTTTGTCTGAAGATTGAACGTTTGCTTGTTTTGACTCCCTCTTGCATTTTATGGTTGCtcttaatatttaatgaaaactgctttttcttttgctcattcAGTAATGAGGAAAGTAGTTTTTGAGAgcaaacaggaataaaaataattacagtgtCTGTGTCAAATGATCTACTTCATAACATATTTTTGGTGTTTCAGAACCCCACTTATGACTGCAGCATCTGGTGGACAGCTTAATTTAATAAAAGTTCTTCTTCGATATGGTGCTGATCTTTTCCATAAAGACAGTAACGGATGGACAGCTGAGGATTATGCTGTTACTCATGGATATTCTAGGTAAATTTTTGACTTTATTGTTAGAATAGGTTGTCAGTTGTCAGTGTGgcttttgaatgtttttggTAATAGCAGCAAGGTTTAATGGTGTGTTGAAAGCTTCAGGACAGACAGTGCTCGGTGACGTCTTCTGATACGTATTGTTCCCTGTGTCTACTATTAATCTGGATGTTGAAGAAAATTTCCGCCCCGAATTGTCTGTTAGATGTCAAGTTTTGATGCTAAACTTGCACCTGCCCAATACAAACTCTAAAACATGTCTGCATCCTACAGTTACCCAGAGGTAGAACGTGGCAAACTGAAATGCATGTCAGTCCTCTCCTCAGACCAGCACCATTGTCCTTACTGACTTCCACTACAATGAGCAGGAACTACCagccttttctttcagagatcTAACATATCCCTTTTGTTAAAGTCTTAAGCAGTTTCACCCCTCTTATGGATAGCTNNNNNNNNNNNNNNNNNNNNNNNNNNNNNNNNNNNNNNNNNNNNNNNNNNNNNNNNNNNNNNNNNNNNNNNNNNNNNNNNNNNNNNNNNNNNNNNNNNNNNNNNNNNNNNNNNNNNNNNNNNNNNNNNNNNNNNNNNNNNNNNNNNNNNNNNNNNNNNNNNNNNNNNNNNNNNNNNNNNNNNNNNNNNNNNNNNNNNNNNNNNNNNNNNNNNNNNNNNNNNNNNNNNNNNNNNNNNNNNNNNNNNNNNNNNNNNNNNNNNNNNNNNNNNNNNNNNNNNNNNNNNNNNNNNNNNNNNNNNNNNNNNNNNNNNNNNNNNNNNNNNNNNNNNNNNNNNNNNNNNNNNNNNNNNNNNNNNNNNNNNNNNNNNNNNNNNNNNNNNNNNNNNNNNNNNNNNNNNNNNNNNNNNNNNNNNNNNNNNNNNNNNNNNNNNNNNNNNNNNNNNNNNNNNNNNNNNNNNNNNNNNNNNNNNNNNNNNNNNNNNNNNNNNNNNNNNNNNNNNNNNNNNNNNNNNNNNNNNNNNNNNNNNNNNNNNNNNNNNNNNNNNNNNNNNNNNNNNNNNNNNNNNNNNNNNNNNNNNNNNNNNNNNNNNNNNNNNNNNNNNNNNNNNNNNNNNNNNNNNNNNNNNNNNNNNNNNNNNNNNNNNNNNNNNNNNNNNNNNNNNNNNNNNNNNNNNNNNNNNNNNNNNNNNNNNNNNNNNNNNNNNNNNNNNNNNNNNNNNNNNNNNNNNNNNNNNNNNNNNNNNNNNNNNNNNNNNNNNNNNNNNNNNNNNNNNNNNNNNNNNNNNNNNNNNNNNNNNNNNNNNNNNNNNNNNNNNNNNNNNNNNNNNNNNNNNNNNNNNNNNNNNNNNNNNNNNNNNNNNNNNNNNNNNNNNNNNNNNNNNNNNNNNNNNNNNNNNNNNNNNNNNNNNNNNNNNNNNNNNNNNNNNNNNNNNNNNNNNNNNNNNNNNNNNNNNNNNNNNNNNNNNNNNNNNNNNNNNNNNNNNNNNNNNNNNNNNNNNNNNNNNNNNNNNNNNNNNNNNNNNNNNNNNNNNNNNNNNNNNNNNNNNNNNNNNNNNNNNNNNNNNNNNNNNNNNNNNNNNNNNNNNNNNNNNNNNNNNNNNNNNNNNNNNNNNNNNNNNNNNNNNNNNNNNNNNNNNNNNNNNNNNNNNNNNNNNNNNNNNNNNNNNNNNNNNNNNNNNNNNNNNNNNNNNNNNNNNNNNNNNNNNNNNNNNNNNNNNNNNNNNNNNNNNNNNNNNNNNNNNNNNNNNNNNNNNNNNNNNNNNNNNNNNNNNNNNNNNNNNNNNNNNNNNNNNNNNNNNNNNNNNNNNNNNNNNNNNNNNNNNNNNNNNNNNNNNNNNNNNNNNNNNNNNNNNNNNNNNNNNNNNNNNNNNNNNNNNNNNNNNNNNNNNNNNNNNNNNNNNNNNNNNNNNNNNNNNNNNNNNNNNNNNNNNNNNNNNNNNNNNNNNNNNNNNNNNNNNNNNNNNNNNNNNNNNNNNNNNNNNNNNNNNNNNNNNNNNNNNNNNNNNNNNNNNNNNNNNNNNNNNNNNNNNNNNNNNNNNNNNNNNNNNNNNNNNNNNNNNNNNNNNNNNNNNNNNNNNNNNNNNNNNNNNNNNNNNNNNNNNNNNNNNNNNNNNNNNNNNNNNNNNNNNNNNNNNNNNNNNNNNNNNNNNNNNNNNNNNNNNNNNNNNNNNNNNNNNNNNNNNNNNNNNNNNNNNNNNNNNNNNNNNNNNNNNNNNNNNNNNNNNNNNNNNNNNNNNNNNNNNNNNNNNNNNNNNNNNNNNNNNNNNNNNNNNNNNNNNNNNNNNNNNNNNNNNNNNNNNNNNNNNNNNNNNNNNNNNNNNNNNNNNNNNNNNNNNNNNNNNNNNNNNNNNNNNNNNNNNNNNNNNNNNNNNNNNNNNNNNNNNNNNNNNNNNNNNNNNNNNNNNNNNNNNNNNNNNNNNNNNNNNNNNNNNNNNNNNNNNNNNNNNNNNNNNNNNNNNNNNNNNNNNNNNNNNNNNNNNNNNNNNNNNNNNNNNNNNNNNNNNNNNNNNNNNNNNNNNNNNNNNNNNNNNNNNNNNNNNNNNNNNNNNNNNNNNNNNNNNNNNNNNNNNNNNNNNNNNNNNNNNNNNNNNNNNNNNNNNNNNNNNNNNNNNNNNNNNNNNNNNNNNNNNNNNNNNNNNNNNNNNNNNNNNNNNNNNNNNNNNNNNNNNNNNNNNNNNNNNNNNNNNNNNNNNNNNNNNNNNNNNNNNNNNNNNNNNNNNNNNNNNNNNNNNNNNNNNNNNNNNNNNNNNNNNNNNNNNNNNNNNNNNNNNNNNNNNNNNNNNNNNNNNNNNNNNNNNNNNNNNNNNNNNNNNNNNNNNNNNNNNNNNNNNNNNNNNNNNNNNNNNNNNNNNNNNNNNNNNNNNNNNNNNNNNNNNNNNNNNNNNNNNNNNNNNNNNNNNNNNNNNNNNNNNNNNNNNNNNNNNNNNNNNNNNNNNNNNNNNNNNNNNNNNNNNNNNNNNNNNNNNNNNNNNNNNNNNNNNNNNNNNNNNNNNNNNNNNNNNNNNNNNNNNNNNNNNNNNNNNNNNNNNNNNNNNNNNNNNNNNNNNNNNNNNNNNNNNNNNNNNNNNNNNNNNNNNNNNNNNNNNNNNNNNNNNNNNNNNNNNNNNNNNNNNNNNNNNNNNNNNNNNNNNNNNNNNNNNNNNNNNNNNNNNNNNNNNNNNNNNNNNNNNNNNNNNNNNNNNNNNNNNNNNNNNNNNNNNNNNNNNNNNNNNNNNNNNNNNNNNNNNNNNNNNNNNNNNNNNNNNNNNNNNNNNNNNNNNNNNNNNNNNNNNNNNNNNNNNNNNNNNNNNNNNNNNNNNNNNNNNNNNNNNNNNNNNNNNNNNNNNNNNNNNNNNNNNNNNNNNNNNNN from Falco rusticolus isolate bFalRus1 chromosome 5, bFalRus1.pri, whole genome shotgun sequence includes the following:
- the ANKRD7 gene encoding LOW QUALITY PROTEIN: ankyrin repeat domain-containing protein 7 (The sequence of the model RefSeq protein was modified relative to this genomic sequence to represent the inferred CDS: deleted 1 base in 1 codon), producing MKRFFGFGRKKKGQPAASGSAAKPFPTGAYELRLQELGKLHRAAARGDLGQVRQRLKKCGIDERDTAERTPLHLASANGHVNVVTYLVENKCKLNLTDSDNRSPLMKAVQCQQEECVAILLEHGANPHLADADGNTALHLAVRSPNTTVAGLLLEHNANIDARNKEGNTPLILAISERHEDIAEFLLQRGADVHARDHCERTPLMTAASGGQLNLIKVLLRYGADLFHKDSNGWTAEDYAVTHGYSR